tacagACTACATTAATAACGATTCAAAGCTGAAGTATAGTGACTCAAACTTTAGGTCTCCTGCAGCCCAATTACAGATTTCTAGCTGTCCTCCTGTATTCATTGGTAGTTATTAGAGCCTCATCATTGCACCACCACACGAGTGAGGTAGACCCTAGCCACTGGCTCTGGAGACAGGAACCACAGGGGCCAAACCCCAGTGGGGTTGACGGCTGGGACGATGGCCGTTTAACGGGAACCCTCCCAGGGAGACAGACGTCAAGGTGGCCACCGGCACCCGATGCGCTCGCCCCATAATTGCTGGACTTTTGAGAAGCAGGCACAGAAATAGAGCTGCAGCTATCCCCACGCTCACATGGTTCACCCACGATTGGGTTGTAATAAATGAGTGGTTCTGACGCATTCATATGGAGGCACTTAGTGCTCCCGCGCCACTGCATCACCAAGGCAGCTTTTCTTATTACATAGCAGTCCCTCCTGCTTAATGGAAGTGTTCTCCTTGACCTGCAATCATCTCATAACCAGCCACACAACGCCAGGCTCATTGTCTTTGTTTATGTAGAATGGAGCTAGTGCACCGCGTGGAGCCCTCAGGCGCTGAAGGAGTGGCAGACATTTCACTTTGTCGGTCAGTTTAATTTGGATGTTTGCACGAGTCTAAGCAAAAGCATCTCCTATTAGCAGTAAATGTCTCCGTAAAGAATAGACTGTCCAGTACAAAACTAATGTGGGAAACTGCATGTTTTAGTAAGCTGTGCTTTAAGTAGCCTGTTTTGATTACTGTACtaggttgggtttttttttttttttgcttttgtccACACATAATGTATACATTTAACATGTAATGATCTTCTTCTCCTGCACCTCCTATGCAACAGTGGTCTGATAGCAAGAGAGTTCAGTTCTTCAGTTAAGATTAGACTCTGTCATTACCTGCTAAAATATTGAACTAAATAAGGATGACCATCCTGATCAGCTCTGACTCCTCTGTGGAACAGCAGCACAGTTGGCTCTAGCCTTTGAAATGAATGGCTGCATGTTTTACTAGAGTGGAGGTTGACCTTTAGTAAAATTGGCAGTAAAATAACAGCCCTTGGGTAGCTCCACAGACTCTGTAAGTCATTTGTAGTACCCATAATTTAGAGCTGTGGGGTATAATCAGCAACAGATGATTCGTACTGGCCACCAGCTTCTGAAAATAGATCTTGGTTCTCAGTTGTTCACAAACGGGACTAAGCAAATATTTTACCAGGTTTCTGTTTACCTTAAaggtctctatatgtgtgtgtaacaggagGTAGACCATAAAAGCAGCTCAAAATACCACAGCGTGTTGGATAGCCAAGGCTGCTTCGACTCAGCACAATCTGACCATTAATGCCTCTTAACTATTGCTGTTCTACTTCATTGACTAAAGTGGCTTGTTACCCATAATGCTGCATATTCAACTGGATTTGCACATTTAGCTGCCACCCCCCTCCCAtttctcttccctcccttcacCTTGTCCCTTCTCTCACTTTCAGTGTCGTCCATCCAAAGGCAGAAAGCGAGGCTTCTGTTGGTGTGTGGACAAATATGGGCAGCCTTTGCCAGGTTTTGATGGGAAGGAGCGAGGAGACGCCCAGTACTACAACTCTGAGAGCCAATAAGAGCAGAgcaggacggagggagggagggtgggagtgAGAGCAAGAAGAATTGTAaacaaatggagacactgaggATATTGGGAGAGAGGTCAAGAGATGGCTCAGCCGATATATGGATGTTTGCTATTTCTATCTGTTGCCTGTGGGACCTTTTTCTGAGGCAGAGCAAGGGGAACAGAGGAAGAGTACCAGGAGGAAAAATCATCTGTGTCACAGATACATTCTGTACTTTTGTACAACGGGATGGATTCTTCATAAGCTGTTTGTGTCTGAACACAACCTGGACGGCGTCTGAGAAGAGGATACACTTAATGAATTTATCTCAGAGGCCTTCATTTTGATTATTATACACAAGAGACATTTTGTACTTGTCACAAGCATTGATGAGAGTACTCTTCATTTACGCACAGTCACGTGGCATTACACATATGTACATGCTTGTGATGTGTAATCATAATTTGTATGCTTGTGATTTGTTTTAAAGACATTGTGTATGTGGTCACGACAATGataaatgtatgtttgaatATGTCTTTCGGAGTAAGCATGCAATGCCTTCCTGGTTGCCTTACAATGAATTCCTATTCTTatgaattctgtttttttcccccagttgcTTCCTGCTCCTCAGGGACTTGGACAGGACTGTGCAGCTCAAACACTACAGTCCATATCAAGTTTTTAGGCTGGATTTTTAAGCTACAGACAGAGCAATATGTCCTTTCATAAGTACTgtggttgttattgtttttattgtcatttttgcaTAAGCTGGATTCTTTGGGATAAAGGCCACAAAGTGTTATCTCTGATCTCTGTGTAGCCAGTGATCATTTTCATCACTTACCTTGGTTTAAGTAAATATGCTCTTTGCATGTACAATGCAAATCTCAGAGGTCTATTTTTACTTAATAAAGGCAGTATAAAATTATCCAGGTGTTTAAGTTTCCTTTTTCCTGTCTATCTTACCCTCTCTTGCCTGGAGTGTGTATGGGAAAGtatgacacatttacacatgaGGCCATCAGGATGAAACAATACTTTAATTGGATGCATGTCCACAGAATTAGAATGGTACAATATATACATTGTTTCAACAAAACCAATAATGGAATAGCAGCAGCGTTCCTGTCAAACAGCATTCACAAACAGTTTTGGTCTACTGCACATGACCTCAACAACAAATTCATAAACAAATGAGTGAATCATAATAAATACTATAGAACAGATGCTAGAATAGGTCGAAAAAGAGTACAATGACCCTCTAGGCAAATACAAGAGAGAAAGGTGTAACTGAGAAGAGCCCTCAGCAATCTTCTACTATACTTGTGGACCTGCAGAGACTAGTAGAGGTAGACAAATGCAGAACAACCCATCCCAAACCTCACGGTGGCTTGGATGAGCCCTGATATGTTTGTGCTTGGCCACCGTGCACATATTTGCGGCACTTTAAGTATTTCCCCCAATACCCATTGAGGAAACGCCAATGGAGATACATTCAGACAATGTCAACATCTTGAATGAATGAGCGGCTGTGTTGTTTCGTGCTGCACACAGCTCCAGGTTTGAAtgaattggagaaaaaaaaactgatccTGAAGACTCTGAAATGGGCTTGGCAGAGCTGTGGACCTGTGGTTTTTGAGCAATGGAGTTATTTAGTCAGAAATACAAATGTATACAGTGTTGCCCTATTTACAATTGAAAAAATAGgcaaacatataaaaaatctaaaaatgacaaatggtTAATGCTAGTAAGAATATACAAGTACTGAATAAATAAGTTTTGAtacatacatgtaaataaaatgagagGAAAGTTTCCCCTTGGAAATAGTATTTTacatcttgtgtgttttttaggaAGTAAATTCATGAGGTTGTTGCATGTATATTTACACATTCCCCTGATTTTAGATTAAATATAAGAAACGCAATATgtagttttatgttttcttcttacacacgtgtgtgtgtgtggggtgggggtgggggggtgcaAGTGTATTTATGAGTCCATCATTCAGTGAGTGACTTCTTGATGACACTCTGAGTCACCAAGGAGGTCACTTGAGCCCGGGATCTTCTTCCCATTCCAGGAAGAGACACACCAGCAGCGAGCAGGCGGTCCAACCAGAGATGACTCAcactgaaagagaaacagacatgGAAACCGCATGAATAAATCACTCAGAACCTTCAGAGGAATCCCTCACAACAGGTTTTGAGAGTCAGTTTTATTGTGGGATCCTCCACTTATCTCACCTGCTTGGCCTTGTAGAAGCCGTGCTTATCACAGTTGGGGAGGTAGAAAGTTGTGAACTTCTCTCCTAGTTTCTGCTGGGAGCTGGCTATCATGTCCAGTGCTGCATGCAGTTCAATGTGACAAGGACcctatgcaaaaaaaaaaaaaaaagtgagaaagacACCCACATATTCACTGCAAAATGGCATTAATCCCAGTTATCTCTCTCTTAGTTCTCAGTGCTCCCTCTTGTGGAAGGAAGGTATACTTGCATCATTTTACCGCTTTTTCTCACCTGTTGTACCAGTTTGTTACGGATGGCATTGACTTTGGCCTTGATACTCTCCTGGCCTTCAGCAGTGTCTTGGTGGTCCAATGGGAGGTTGAGCCCCAACAGGTAGTGCAGGGAACTGTGGTCAGGGACTCCATCAACTTCATCTgaacaagtaaaataaatgtttgagaAAGAAGTTTTGACTTAAATGTTGAAAAGATTTTTTCAAACcagaaattaatttattaaagttttaaGTATTTCTCTGATGTCACATTTTAGCATTCAAAGATCTTAAAAGTAGCAAGTATTAACAGTGAAGATATGTGACAAGGAAAACCATGAAACTACCTTGGCCCAGGTCTTCAGTGCAGACCCCCTGTCCTCTGGTCAGAGCATGTAGAGGCCTGGCCTCACCGGGTCTGGGAGTGCATCGGAGACCTTCACCACAGTGGGCTGTGTGAACCCCACAAGATGCTCCTTTCTCCAGAGCACAGGCCATGCAGCAGCCACAGCCAGGCTCCCTTAGCACCTGCTTGCAGTCTCCTGGAATGGCAGGACAATGGTTCAGTTTCTCCTGGGTACAGGGTGCGCAACGGATAGGCCCTGGTCCCACCACTGGGGACGACCTCCCGACGTTCAAGACAGCTAGAACCACTGCTGCCACGAGCATTAGCTTCTCATATAATCCTGGCATGTCCAGTCTCCagataaaaaatctttttggacTCTGCAACTTATTCAGTATGACTGTAGTTTTCCTTCTAAAGTGAATTCTCTGAACCAGCTGTATTTATATGGAAACCTGGCCTCCAGAGGGGTTAATGATTGACACGGTTTCTGcagatataaaatatttttgacaagGCTGCTGTAAACGGTGGATGACCCGAGCTTGACGTATATCCAGTTTCACAAGGTCTGTTGTCAATATTGACTTTGGAACTTAAAGTGATTGAACATCAAAACAACCCTGTTTTTTGGGCAACCAAATTACTGGTCTATGACTTTGGGGTTATGACAACAATTacataaattctgctttttgaAGAATTGTTACCATAATGTAGTgcacaataaataacatttaaagcaAATACTAGATAATCCAAGAAGTTATAGGCTATGCAACAATGACTGGTGATTAGATAACTGAGGTCTGACTGGTTTTTTTTCAGGTACTTATACTGTGAAGTAATGCTGCCAGATTGTGCTTTGTGACACTGTTTTGACACTAAAACCCTATGTAGTCTCTTTGGTGAAGGTTCATCTTATCAGGCAGACAGATAAACAAGATCATTCCCTTGCAGTATTGCATAACACTAACATAGTGGATTGCTGTGCTAGAATCATGTTCGTCTGAAGAAAGATGGTAGTAATTGGTTGTTCCCTTGGTGTAGTATTTGTCATAACTACCTATGGCAAATGCCTGATACCTCGTACACACGCCATCATGTTTCAAATACTGTGCACACCAACACCACTCATGTTTTGTAGTTATACGTGACCTCCTTGCTTCTCATTTTGTacatgtctttgtgttttttaaacatctgaaatCTAACTTCAATGACACTCAAAATGTAACATGACTGATTACATGAGATGCAAGAAGTTTCTCgttcacttgtttgttttttaaattacaggaTATGTTGGCATAatgataattaatttaaatgtttagctGTGATCCATGCAGGCTCAACTTTGGTCTTGCATATCTGCTCTGTATATTCAGTCCATCTATTTTATTAGGAAGTAATGGTTTGAGATTGGCCCAGGGTATAAAGGAAACCAACCAGCtaaaatatttagtaataaCCACAGAAGGAGAGAAGTGAGCTAATAGACTATCAGATAACTTTGTCAAGAAGCTGTAGTATAGTGCTTGGAAACTATATTGACTATATTAGCTTAATATTTTCACTCCTAtattcaaaacttttttttcaatcaaattgaatttatgaaaatgaatgtatttttattagaaGCTGATAAGTGCAGCCTGAAGCTTACAATAGCCTCTTAGTGCCAATGAATACAGAGCATTAATACACTTAGTTAACAGATAAGTCTGATGGAGAGTATGGTGAGATGACCAGGGGAATGATGAATGAGGtaaacatgctttaaaaaaaagttttttaaattgaatataataaCTAATTACAACAGAAATGCAAATTattctgtacatttttttctgagtgcactttattctttttgtttattcagtgataatgaagaaaaataaacgGTGTCTTTCATGTAGCACATGGACTTCACTCTCTGGCAGTGACAACCTTTAGTATGGCATGTAAGTTTGTTTTACATTCAGTACTCATCAACTAGGTCATTGTTTTGTGTGGAATGACCAACATGATCCCCTTATGAGGCCTGTGATAAGTGTTACTCGACCACCAGTTGGTGTGTTGTTGCCTCTTCAATGTTGACCATCAGATCCACCAGCCACTGAGGAAAGGGCTCATCCTTGAAATCAGTTTTGGGGACCATGGTGAGAAGGACAGACAACATTTTTACTCCTAGTAATCCTACTTTTTAGgaatcaaaacatttatttcttaaaaCGCTTACTCACAACCAAAGACgctttcttgtttcttttcctgTTCGTCTTCTTCTGCACTGACTGCTGAGgtggtttgtgtttttgccGTACAATTTTGGAGACCTTAAAACAAAAATAGTGTcacctctttccttcttttgaGCTGTGTGTTGTCaaatctttaaattaaatataaaatgaaagaaaatactcACCTTTGTTCTCGGAAGTGTGCTGCTGAAACTCTTCTGAAATTCTATCCTTGGTTTTCCAGGTGGGAGAGTTGCATCACTTAAGGCCTCTGCGAATGTACTCAGATCTGACACAGCCAAATTCTCCATTTCTTCCTGGTCATTGTTGGTAGATTGCATTTGAGGAAAGCTCTCATGGCTTGAGGAATGAGACAATCGTCTTGGTCTCAGGACCCTCAGTGGtacatcatcatcctcatctttGTTGCTCTCATCTTTTGCCATTACCTCGTCTGTCTCCATGCTTACTTGACCTTGAAAatcctcctcctgttttccAGTTTTGTCTCCTTCAGTTTCATCTTCCTGCTCTGACTCTTCCTGGATGGGCTCTAGACACGGCCTCTGTtccatcatttacattcatgtcattttcaatTACATAACAGAACTCACAAATCAGGCCCATTTATTACTGAATTTACTTACTTTACATATATAGACAGATATATAGATAGCCTCTACTTAActcttaaacaggcaggagtggaaaatgagatgtgaaaaaaCATAATCCTAGTTATCTCATGTGCACCTAAGTAAAACATTcccataaatatatattttaaagttttttgtatattttggatttttatgagttgtattACCTCCAAGATACATTGtgcctattaaggtataaaaatggtcataatgaTAAACAATCGAATGCTTTATTTGATAAAGAGAAGTGATATATTCTTGCTTACTCTGGTCATTAATGTCACAAATACTGTATTAGTTTCTAAACTgagttttatcatttctatcaaagtaaaGGCATACCACATACCTCAATTCTACTAATCTAGTCCTaccaattcaaggcacat
This genomic interval from Scomber scombrus chromosome 11, fScoSco1.1, whole genome shotgun sequence contains the following:
- the LOC133990786 gene encoding insulin-like growth factor-binding protein 1 — translated: MPGLYEKLMLVAAVVLAVLNVGRSSPVVGPGPIRCAPCTQEKLNHCPAIPGDCKQVLREPGCGCCMACALEKGASCGVHTAHCGEGLRCTPRPGEARPLHALTRGQGVCTEDLGQDEVDGVPDHSSLHYLLGLNLPLDHQDTAEGQESIKAKVNAIRNKLVQQGPCHIELHAALDMIASSQQKLGEKFTTFYLPNCDKHGFYKAKQCESSLVGPPARCWCVSSWNGKKIPGSSDLLGDSECHQEVTH